The sequence below is a genomic window from Sphingobacterium sp. ML3W.
GAAAATTGATAACGATAGACAGGGGAATAAAACTTTACGTCCTGGCGATATCAAGTATGTGGATAACAATGGAGATGGTGTTATCAATGGAATGGATGAACGCCCTATTGGTTATCGTCAAGATGCTACACCTATCTTAAATTTTGGTCTTAATTTTTCATTTGGATGGAAGAATTTTGACCTGGCTTTTGATCTAACAGGTGGCGGATTGAATTCATGGTATCAAGAGAGCGAACAAAGAAATCCTTTTCATGATGGTGGAAACAATGCGCAATATTACATGGAAGATACTTGGAGACTGAAAGATATATACGACCCAAATAGTGAATTGATACCGGGTAAGTATCCGATGTTATTGATCGGGAATTCTTCACACAGTAATTATTGGAACAGTGATTTCTGGAAACATAATGTGAAATATATTAAACTACGGAATCTAGAATTTGGATACTCACTGCCAGAGAGTTTGCTGAAAAGAGTAAATATCAAAAGAACGAGGGTGTATTTCTCTGGGCAAAATCTGTTTACAATCTCGAATTTAAAAGGGGTAGATCCAGAGATAAATGCAACCAATGGTCTTGTATATCCAACCACTAGGATTTTCAATTTTGGTCTGAATATGACTTTTTAATTGTACTGTTTGATTTAAAAAGATGAATATGAAAAAGTTATTTAGTAATAAATTTATATTATTGGCTCTTGTCGGGTTGCTGTCCACGGGTTGTAACGATATACTTGATCAAGATCCGGATAAAATAATAACTGACGAACAGGTGTTTGGTGATGAGATCATGATTAATTCTGTTCTAGCGAATTTTTATGGACGTGTTCAATGGGGGCAAAGTACGTCAGACGGCTATGGCTATACCCTTTTAGATGAGGCCGGGAAATCAGACGGAGGTCCTGATAATATTCAAAACTATGCCGACGATCTATGGCGGATCTATGATTATACACTCATTCGAAATATCAATCAGTTTTTAGTAGGTCTGAGGAGTGCGAATGCACTTAACGCCGATAAGAAACTAGCTTACGAAGCCGAAGCACGATTTTTAAGAGCTTGGACCTATTTTAATATGGCTCGAGGTTTAGGTGGAATGCCAATAGTGGGGGATGATGTTTTTGAATATTCACCTGGAAAAGATATTACAGCCCTTCAATATGCCCGTTCTACAGAATCGGAGGTCTACACCTATATCATGAAAGAGATTGATGAAATCAATGAACACTTAGGTGATAGTCCGACGATAAATGCCGCTCGAATAAATAAGTGGGGGGCATTGATGCTTAAAGCCAGGGCAGCGGTATATGCAGGGTCATTGGCCAATTATAACAATAAAATGGCCAGCCCTATTAAAACGACTGGTGGAGAAGTGGGTATACCGGCATCGGAAGCACAGAAATTTTATGAAGCAGCACTGGCCACAGCTGAACAGGTGATCAATAGTGGAAAATACCAATTAAGTCTTAAAAAACCGGATGACTTAAGTCGTAATTTTTACGAAGCTATAAATATAAAAGAGAATAATGTTGAAGTGATCTGGGCAAGAGATTATAAGTATCCAGGACAAACTGTTGATTTTACCAAAAATAATATTCCAGCATCTCATGCTGAAGATATCGATCGTGCTTACGCAGGTCCGATTTTAAATTTAGTAGAAGACTTTGAATATATCAATGATAGAGATGGTGTTCTCAAGAATAAGGATAATCAAGGTAATTACATCTTCTATGATACTCCATTGGCTATTTTTCAAGATAAAGACCCAAGATTGGAGGGGTCTATCATTCTGCCAGGATCTATATTTAAAGGTGAAGTTGTAACATTACAAGCAGGGCAAAAGATCTTACAAGGCGGAGCTTATGTTACTAAAATTGGGCAGCCGGGTACAAGTGATGGAAATGGTCTAATTACGTCAACTAATGGTCCGATTACCTCAAATCTGCAATATGTGAATAAATCTGGTTTTTTCTTTCGGAAATTTTTAGATGAAACTCCGGGTGCGTCAACTAGAGGAAGAAATAGTGAGATGTGGTTCCCTCGGTTTAGATTTGCTGAGGCTGTATTGATTGCGAGCGAGGCTGCATTCGAATTGGGTAATCAAGGTAAAGCAATAGGTTATCTGAATCAGGTCAGGTCTAGGGCGGGCTTAAATGCTCTGACGAACATGTCTCTAAATGATTTGGTGCAAGAAAGAAGAGTGGAATTTGCATTTGAAGATCATCGTTACTGGGATCTGAAGAGATGGCGATTGGCTGATAAAATATGGAATGGTTCGACACAGAATCCGGATGCCATACAGTATGCATTATTTCCTTATAAAGTGGTAGCTCCAGGCAGTCCGAATCATGGGAAATGGGTTTTTGATAAACAACCGTTTTCTAATTCACCTAATCCACGGTTTTTTCAAATGAAGAATTATTACAATTTTATCCATCAAGATTGGATAAATAATAATCCGAAAATTATTCGAAATCCTTATCAATAACTTAAAATCAAAAGATATGAAAAATATATTGATTATGATGACCGTATTATCGCTACTCTTTATAGCTTGTGGTAAAGATAACTATGATGAACCTACGTCTACAATAAGTGGTACGGTTAGCTATAAAGGAAAGCCCATTGGTGTCAGAGGAACTGGAGAAGTAGTAAAATTACAACTTTATCAGGAAGGCTTTCAACTAAAGGCACCTGTGCAGGTGTATGTGGGCCAGGATGGTAGTTTCAAGGTTAAGATTTTTGATGGTAAATATAAACTGATCGGTACAAATAATAATGGTCCATGGTTAAACAACACCGATACCATACAATTTGAATTGAAGGGAAATATCGATGTAAATTATGAAGTTGTACCTTATTTTACTATTGAAAATGTGAAATTAACATTAGGGAGTGATAAAAAACTATCTAGTAGCTTTACGATAAATAAAGTTTTTGATAATGCAACGGTCGATTATTATATGCTGCTTGTTAGTAGAACTTCTTTTGTTGATGATGGAACAAATATTTTCAGAAAAGATTATAAAGATGGCGCAACCTCGGTTAGCTTATCTGAGGATCTTAGTCAGTTAAAGGAATTGAGTGGGGATGGACCTCTTTTTGCAAGAATTGGCGTACGCGCAAATGCTGGTGACCAAGCTGTTTATTCTGAAGTCATAAAAATTAAGTAAGACTATTTGCCGATGATTTTGTAGCGTAGAAACCTAAAAGTAACGCTCTTTTCATGAGGGTAATGAAAGTCAAGCATAAATAAAGGGCTTGTACAGTTGTATGTATATACGCCCATTGAAAAGCCATGTCAAGCGATGTGGCTTTTCTATTTGAAACTAGTGCTTACTACGGTCTAATATCTTATTTATTTGAGAAATATTTCATTTTTAGAACTAATCAATCATTTTAACTTATCAAGTAAATATTTTCTATATAAATAGGGCTGGAAATATTTAAATGTTGATCTGTTGTGGCTATATGGCAACAATATTGTTTGTCTATATAACACTCTTTTAGATAATAGTTGTGACCGTAAATAACAGTTTTAAGGTCAATTATTTCAAACGATTGGAGAGGAATCGCGAGTCCTTGTCCCACAGCTTTGATAGCGGCTTCTTTTTGGGTCCAATAATCGTAAAATTCCTTCTTTTGATTAAATGTACAATTTGCTATGCGTTTCCATTCCAGCTCTGTCATTTGATTTCGAAAGTCTGATAGTGTGACATTAGCCATCTTTTCAATATCTATACCCATTTCGAATTGTTTGGAGACGGCCATAATCACAAAATCACCGGCGTGTGAAATATTAAAAAAAACGTCGTTATGGGTATACGGTTTACCAAAATTATTTACTTTTAAAGTTTTTAACTCGGAGATTTCTCCTTTGAAAACAAAATGAACAATCAAGGCAATTCCCAATAAACAGCTCAGTTGGTCGTGCCAATTACGATACTGTAAAACCCTTGATTGTTCATTTAAAGGCAACTTTTTAAAATAACTTTCAAAGTGTTCAAAAGTTATTTCTCCGGAAATGTTTGTAAAGTGTATCGTGGTATCCCTCATTTTATATAGTTGCTGTATAGTTATCAGCTAGCCTTATTCGCTATATTAAATTCCAATTTCCCAAGGTGTGTGCCATAGTTTGATTTCGCTTATCTGTAAAATGGGTGTGATATCGGTATATTGAATAGCATCATGTGTTAACATTTCTTGCGCAGGTAAAAAATTATTGTAAAAATCAGCTGTATTCTTAAAATATAAGGCACCA
It includes:
- a CDS encoding RagB/SusD family nutrient uptake outer membrane protein, coding for MKKLFSNKFILLALVGLLSTGCNDILDQDPDKIITDEQVFGDEIMINSVLANFYGRVQWGQSTSDGYGYTLLDEAGKSDGGPDNIQNYADDLWRIYDYTLIRNINQFLVGLRSANALNADKKLAYEAEARFLRAWTYFNMARGLGGMPIVGDDVFEYSPGKDITALQYARSTESEVYTYIMKEIDEINEHLGDSPTINAARINKWGALMLKARAAVYAGSLANYNNKMASPIKTTGGEVGIPASEAQKFYEAALATAEQVINSGKYQLSLKKPDDLSRNFYEAINIKENNVEVIWARDYKYPGQTVDFTKNNIPASHAEDIDRAYAGPILNLVEDFEYINDRDGVLKNKDNQGNYIFYDTPLAIFQDKDPRLEGSIILPGSIFKGEVVTLQAGQKILQGGAYVTKIGQPGTSDGNGLITSTNGPITSNLQYVNKSGFFFRKFLDETPGASTRGRNSEMWFPRFRFAEAVLIASEAAFELGNQGKAIGYLNQVRSRAGLNALTNMSLNDLVQERRVEFAFEDHRYWDLKRWRLADKIWNGSTQNPDAIQYALFPYKVVAPGSPNHGKWVFDKQPFSNSPNPRFFQMKNYYNFIHQDWINNNPKIIRNPYQ
- a CDS encoding DUF3823 domain-containing protein, whose translation is MKNILIMMTVLSLLFIACGKDNYDEPTSTISGTVSYKGKPIGVRGTGEVVKLQLYQEGFQLKAPVQVYVGQDGSFKVKIFDGKYKLIGTNNNGPWLNNTDTIQFELKGNIDVNYEVVPYFTIENVKLTLGSDKKLSSSFTINKVFDNATVDYYMLLVSRTSFVDDGTNIFRKDYKDGATSVSLSEDLSQLKELSGDGPLFARIGVRANAGDQAVYSEVIKIK
- a CDS encoding 4'-phosphopantetheinyl transferase family protein, yielding MRDTTIHFTNISGEITFEHFESYFKKLPLNEQSRVLQYRNWHDQLSCLLGIALIVHFVFKGEISELKTLKVNNFGKPYTHNDVFFNISHAGDFVIMAVSKQFEMGIDIEKMANVTLSDFRNQMTELEWKRIANCTFNQKKEFYDYWTQKEAAIKAVGQGLAIPLQSFEIIDLKTVIYGHNYYLKECYIDKQYCCHIATTDQHLNISSPIYIENIYLIS